The following proteins come from a genomic window of Malus domestica chromosome 02, GDT2T_hap1:
- the LOC103412895 gene encoding phenylacetaldehyde reductase-like, with protein MSGGTKVVCVTGASGYIASWLVKLLLQRGYTVKATVRDPSDSKKTEHLLSLDGAKERLRLFKADLLEEGSFDTVVDGCQGVFHTASPVQFSVTDPQAELVEPAVKGTLNVLKSCAKFPTVKRVVLTSSMASVSVNGKPLTSDVVLDETWYSDPLVCEKNERWYALSKTLAEEAAWKYAKENGIDLVTMNPGFVIGPLLQPTLNLTVEMIQNLITGTGTKTLPLSNYRSIDVRDVVSAHILAFEVPSASGRYCLVSNVTHASEVLKIIQDLYPTLHLPEKCEIGSSSDPKYPISAEKAKGLGINFLPLEVSLRDTIESLKEKGFLKI; from the exons ATGAGTGGAGGAACAAAGGTGGTATGTGTAACAGGAGCCTCAGGTTACATAGCATCATGGTTGGTCAAACTCTTATTACAAAGGGGTTATACCGTCAAAGCCACTGTTCGTGATCCAA GTGATTCAAAGAAAACAGAACACTTGCTCTCACTAGATGGAGCAAAGGAAAGGCTTCGTTTGTTCAAAGCAGATTTATTAGAAGAAGGATCTTTTGACACCGTAGTTGACGGATGTCAAGGCGTTTTTCATACAGCATCTCCTGTTCAGTTTTCAGTCACTGACCCACAG GCAGAACTAGTTGAGCCTGCAGTGAAGGGAACACTTAATGTTCTAAAATCATGCGCGAAATTTCCTACTGTCAAGAGAGTGGTTTTAACATCTTCTATGGCTTCAGTATCGGTGAATGGGAAACCTCTGACATCTGAtgtggttttggatgaaacatGGTATTCGGATCCACTTGTTTGTGAGAAGAACGAG AGATGGTATGCGCTCTCAAAAACTTTAGCTGAGGAGGCTGCCTGGAAATACGCTAAAGAAAATGGAATTGACTTGGTTACAATGAATCCAGGGTTTGTGATAGGTCCACTCTTACAGCCAACACTTAATCTCACTGTGGAGATGATTCAGAATCTCATAACCGGTACAG GTACCAAAACACTACCCCTTTCAAATTACCGGTCCATTGATGTTAGGGATGTTGTCTCTGCTCATATTCTGGCATTTGAAGTTCCTTCAGCAAGTGGAAGATATTGTTTAGTTTCAAATGTTACACACGCTTCCGAGGTTCTGAAGATTATACAAGACCTTTATCCCACTTTGCACCTTCCTGAAAA ATGTGAGATTGGTAGTAGTTCAGACCCGAAATATCCAATATCagcagagaaagcaaaaggtttAGGAATTAATTTCCTTCCGTTGGAAGTCAGTCTTAGAGACACAATTGAAAGCCTGAAGGAGAAGGGCTTCCTCAAGATTTGA